The following coding sequences are from one Spea bombifrons isolate aSpeBom1 chromosome 13, aSpeBom1.2.pri, whole genome shotgun sequence window:
- the DNAI2 gene encoding dynein axonemal intermediate chain 2, which yields MEIVYVYTRKRSEFGRQCNFSDRPAELHVDILPDPTQASHFIERNPCDVAIQCAHEMSEHEVNTERFEMEARGINHVEGGWPKDINPQEMEQTIRYRKKVEKDDHYITTITQLGSVMEHCIKQNNAINIYEEYFEDEEELEGMDEAPSAKTINVFRDPNEIKRTATHLSWHPDGGRKLAVAYSSLEFQRASKDMSYDSYIWDMENPNKPELTLKPVSPLVSLEYNPKDSHILVGGCYNGQIMYWDTRKGGHPVEMSVIEHSHRDPVYKVIWLQSKTGTECFSASTDGQVLWWDIRKMSEPTERLVLDITKKGNLDIALGAISLEFEPTMPTKFMVGTEQGMVISCNRKAKTPAEKIVCTYSGHHGPIYSVQRNPFFPKNFLTVGDWTARIWSEDSRESSIMWTKYHMSYLTDASWSPTRPTVFLTTKMDGTLDVWDYLFKQNNPSLSLKVCDEPLYSLRLQDNGRFVACGSKMGLTTLLELSPGLYTMQRNEKNLATAMFERETKREKILEARHREMRLKERSKAEPGKEDEAKEDNLEENTEELIAKAEKEFFEIIEAEHKRQEKEDNKQQEEGQEEKEVSEEKDVITQKD from the exons ATGGAGATTGTTTACGTGTACACGAGAAAACGAAGCGAATTTGGCCGTCAGTGCAACTTCTCGGACCGTCCGGCAGAGCTACACGTGGACATACTGCCTGACCCCACGCAGGCGTCACACTTTATAGAGAGGAACCCTTGTGACGTAGCTATCCAATGTGCCCACGAGATGTCTGAACACGAG gTCAACACGGAGCGGTTCGAGATGGAAGCTCGTGGGATAAACCACGTGGAGGGCGGATGGCCAAAAGATATAAATCCTCAAGAAATGGAGCAGACCATTCGATACAGGAAGAAAGTGGAGAAAGATGATCACTATATAACCACAATAACCCAGCTAGGAAGT GTGATGGAACACTGCATCAAACAGAATAACGCCATCAATATATACGAGGAGTACtttgaagatgaagaggaactAGAAGGGATGGATGAAGCTCCCTCAGCCAAGACTATAAACGTCTTCAG AGATCCGAATGAAATTAAGCGGACGGCCACACACCTCTCGTGGCATCCAGATGGAGGAAGGAAGTTGGCCGTGGCGTATTCGTCCCTTGAGTTCCAGCGAGCCTCCAAAGACATGAGCTACGACTCGTACATCTGGGATATGG AAAATCCAAACAAGCCAGAACTCACTCTGAAACCTGTCTCCCCGCTTGTGAGTTTGGAATACAACCCCAAAGACTCTCACATCTTGGTTGGTGGTTGCTACAATGGACAGATAA tGTATTGGGATACCCGGAAGGGTGGGCATCCTGTGGAAATGTCTGTCATCGAACATAGCCACAGGGACCCCGTCTACAAGGTTATCTGGCTCCAATCAAAAACCGGCACAGAGTGTTTCTCAGCTTCTACAGATGGCCAG GTCTTGTGGTGGGACATCAGAAAAATGAGCGAGCCCACTGAGAGGCTGGTCCTAGACATCACCAAGAAAGGGAACCTAGATATTGCTTTGGGAGCCATCTCTCTGGAGTTTGAGCCCACTATG CCGACCAAGTTCATGGTTGGAACCGAGCAGGGAATGGTAATTTCCTGTAACCGAAAGGCCAAGACACCAGCTGAAAAGATTGTATGTACATACAGTGGGCATCACGGCCCTATATACTCCGTGCAGAGGAAcccctttttccccaaaaacTTCCTGACAGTTGGGGACTGGACAGCTAGAATCTGGTCAGAAGACTCCCGAGAATCATCCATCATGTGGACAAA ATATCACATGAGTTACTTAACAGATGCTTCGTGGAGCCCAACGCGACCAACAGTCTTCCTTACCACCAAAATGGACGGTACCCTCGACGTATGGGATTACCTGTTTAAGCAGAACAACCCATCTCTGAGTCTGAAG GTATGTGATGAGCCTCTCTACAGCCTCCGCCTTCAAGATAACGGACGATTTGTGGCCTGTGGCTCTAAAATGGGGCTCACAACACTGCTGGAGCTGTCGCCGGGGCTTTACACAATGCAGAGGAATGAGAAAAATCTTGCCACGGCT ATGTTCGAACGGGAAACAAAACGAGAGAAGATCCTGGAGGCACGGCACCGCGAGATGCGGCTGAAGGAACGTAGCAAGGCTGAGCCAGGCAAGGAAGACGAAGCCAAAGAAGACAACCTGGAGGAGAACACAGAGGAGCTGATCGCCAAAGCAGAGAAAGAGTTCTTTGAAATAATAGAGGCAGAACACAAACGTCAAGAGAAGGAGGACAACAAGCAGCAAGAAGAAGGACAAGAG